The genomic DNA GACTTACCGATTACTTTTTCATTACGAGCTACTTCTAGTGCTTTTAACACGTCATCACGTAATGTCATAAATGCATCCCATTTTGTTTTTAATGCTTCCGCGTCATATAATTGTACAGCTTCTGGCATATCAGTTAATTGTACACTTTCTTCTGTTACGCCTGGAATGTATGGCCATACTTCATCAGCTGTATGCGGTAAGATTGGTGTTACAAGTTTCGTTAACGCAACAAGAACATCATATAATACAGTTTGAATTGCACGACGATCTTCGTGGTTTGCACCTTCAATGTATAAAATATCTTTTGCAAAATCTAAGTAGAATGAACTTAAATCAATTGTACAGAAGTTATGAATTGCATGATACACAGCAGCGAAATCGTATGTCTCATATGCTTCTTTAACTTTTGTAATTAAGTCATTTAATTTCACTAACATGTAACGATCTACTTCACGAAGCTCAGCTACAGCTACTGCATTTTCACTTGGCTTAAAGTCGTCTAAGTTTCCTAATAAGAAACGGAATGTGTTACGGATTTTACGATACACTTCTGCTACTTGTTTTAAAATATCATCTGAAATACGTACGTCAGATTGATAGTCAACAGAAGATACCCATAAGCGTAAGATGTCTCCGCCTAATTGATCCATGATTTTCTTCGGTACGACGATGTTTCCAATCGACTTACTCATTTTACGTCCTTCACCATCTAGTACGAAACCGTGGCTTAGTACGCCTTTATATGGAGCTTTACCTGTTACAGCAACTGCTGTTGATAATGAAGAGTTAAACCAACCACGATACTGGTCAGATCCTTCTAAATATAAATCAGCTGGACGCTGTAAATCTTCGCGCTCTTCTAATACAGCTTGGTGAGAAGAACCTGAATCGAACCATACATCCATGATGTCTGTTTCTTTACGGAATTCGCCATTTGGGCTACCTGGATGTGTAAATCCTTCTGGTAATAGATCTTTCGCTTCACGCTCAAACCATACGTTAGAACCGTGTTCACGGAATAAATCTGCTACATGGTTAATTGTTTCATCTGTAATAATTGGATCGCCATTCTCAGCATAGAATACCGGAATTGGCACACCCCATGCACGCTGACGAGAAATACACCAGTCACCACGGTCACGAACCATATTATGAAGACGAGTTTCTCCCCATGCTGGTACCCATTTTGTTTCCGCTACAGCTTCTATTAATTCTTTACGGAATGCTTCAATAGATGCAAACCACTGTGCTGTCGCACGGAAAATAATTGGTTTTTTCGTTCTCCAATCATGTGGGTATGAATGCGTAATGAATGTTAGTTTCAGTAACGCGCCTACTTCTTCTAATTTTTCTGTAATTGGCTTGTTAGCTTTATCATAGAATAAGCCTTCAAATCCAGGTGCTTCATTTGTTAATACACCTTTATCATCAACTGGGCAAAGTACTTCTAATCCATACTTTTTACCAACAACGAAGTCATCTTCCCCGTGTCCTGGTGCTGTATGAACACAACCTGTACCTGCATCTGTTGTTACGTGATCTCCTAGCATTACTAATGAATCACGATCGTAGAATGGATGTTTTGCAACTGTGTACTCCAGTTCGCTACCTTTTACTGTTTTCACAACTTCAGCATTTTCCCACTCTAACGTTTTTGCAACTGTCTCAAACAGCTCAGAAGCAATGATATATTTCTCATCATTTACTTTTACAATGCTATATTCAAGCTCTGGGTGAACAGAAATACCTAAGTTTGCAGGTAATGTCCAAGGTGTTGTTGTCCAAATGATGTACTTTTCATCACCTTCTAATACGTTCTTTCCATCTTTTACAGGGAATGCTACGTAAATAGATGCTGATTTTTTATCTTGATATTCAATTTCAGCTTCTGCTAAAGCAGATTCACTCGTTGGAGACCAGTAAACTGGTTTTTGACCTTTATAGATATAACCTTTTTTCGCCATGTCACCAAACACTTTAATTTGTTGTGCTTCATAAGCGGGCTCTAAAGTAATATATGGATTATCCCAATCTGCACGTACACCTAGACGCTTAAATTGTTCACGTTGACGTTCTACTTGTTCATATGCATACTCTGCACATAACTTACGGAACTCAGCAACTGTCATT from Bacillus cereus G9842 includes the following:
- the ileS2 gene encoding isoleucine--tRNA ligase codes for the protein MEYKNTLLMPKTEFPMRGNLPKREPAMQEKWAEMNIYEKVQEHTKGRPLFVLHDGPPYANGDIHMGHALNKVLKDFIVRYKSMTGFSAPYVPGWDTHGLPIEQALTNKGVKRKEMTVAEFRKLCAEYAYEQVERQREQFKRLGVRADWDNPYITLEPAYEAQQIKVFGDMAKKGYIYKGQKPVYWSPTSESALAEAEIEYQDKKSASIYVAFPVKDGKNVLEGDEKYIIWTTTPWTLPANLGISVHPELEYSIVKVNDEKYIIASELFETVAKTLEWENAEVVKTVKGSELEYTVAKHPFYDRDSLVMLGDHVTTDAGTGCVHTAPGHGEDDFVVGKKYGLEVLCPVDDKGVLTNEAPGFEGLFYDKANKPITEKLEEVGALLKLTFITHSYPHDWRTKKPIIFRATAQWFASIEAFRKELIEAVAETKWVPAWGETRLHNMVRDRGDWCISRQRAWGVPIPVFYAENGDPIITDETINHVADLFREHGSNVWFEREAKDLLPEGFTHPGSPNGEFRKETDIMDVWFDSGSSHQAVLEEREDLQRPADLYLEGSDQYRGWFNSSLSTAVAVTGKAPYKGVLSHGFVLDGEGRKMSKSIGNIVVPKKIMDQLGGDILRLWVSSVDYQSDVRISDDILKQVAEVYRKIRNTFRFLLGNLDDFKPSENAVAVAELREVDRYMLVKLNDLITKVKEAYETYDFAAVYHAIHNFCTIDLSSFYLDFAKDILYIEGANHEDRRAIQTVLYDVLVALTKLVTPILPHTADEVWPYIPGVTEESVQLTDMPEAVQLYDAEALKTKWDAFMTLRDDVLKALEVARNEKVIGKSLNASITLYPTAEMKAMLESISEDLKQLFIVSEYKLGGMMEEAPADAPKYEHTAVVVAQATGETCERCWVVSETIGKDAEHETLCERCATVVKENYVK